A genome region from Penaeus chinensis breed Huanghai No. 1 chromosome 22, ASM1920278v2, whole genome shotgun sequence includes the following:
- the LOC125037026 gene encoding peroxisomal membrane protein PEX16-like: MASKMQDCYQWFLQYKKWVMNNPQGASEMESVVKWGSYFLAGRFKNSTLLCEIVYSGSRLFEMFNDFLVRGTLPKLTSKQGDKLKVFLTILEYVEVLVEVAAVQLWGEMGRWAVVAIIQLTKCIGRFLLVLKYKTSLVSSPPIKPLDRRAVIQTRQQMYSNQGSTPESFRLPHSGRIMRTLAGAPPTHQRTFIPPQPPNNNENETVAQRMLSPKQLTAEALHILRPIGHLTSMYLFGKQSWAPWVLALGMDITSLNLYNEPMLSAAERSELARRRISLLYYLVRSPAFHTVTHRRIKYFLTTVGNRVPLARTVCQPLLEYIPEWQKIYAYTWS; the protein is encoded by the exons ATGGCTTCCAAGATGCAGGATTGTTATCAGTGGTTCCTCCAGTACAAGAAATGGGTCATGAACAATCCTCAAGGGGCATCGGAAATGGAAAGTGTGGTGAAATGGGGGTCGTACTTTTTGGCCG GTCGTTTCAAGAACTCAACACTCCTTTGTGAGATAGTTTATTCAGGATCAAGACTTTTTGAGATGTTCAATGACTTCTTGGTCAGGGGAACTTTACCCAAGCTCACCTCAAAACAAGGAGACAAATTAAAG GTGTTCCTAACTATTTTGGAATATGTGGAGGTGCTAGTGGAAGTTGCAGCTGTTCAGTTATGGGGGGAAATGGGCCGTTGGGCAGTAGTTGCTATCATTCAACTAACAAA ATGCATTGGCCGTTTCCTTCTGGTTCTGAAATACAAGACATCACTTGTGTCATCCCCACCAATCAAGCCACTAGACCGCAGAGCTGTGATCCAAACCAGACAGCAGATGTACAGCAATCAAGGCTCAACTCCTG AGTCGTTCCGCCTTCCCCATTCTGGTCGCATTATGAGAACTCTAGCTGGAGCCCCACCAACTCATCAGCGCACATTCATCCCACCACAGCCTcccaataacaatgaaaatgaaacagtTGCTCAAAGGATGTTATCACCAAAGCAGCTAACAGCAGAG GCATTGCACATTTTACGACCTATCGGGCATTTGACAAGCATGTATCTCTTTGGAAAGCAGTCTTGGGCACCCTGGGTTTTGGCTTTGGGTATGGACATTACAAG CTTGAATCTCTACAATGAGCCCATGCTGTCAGCAGCAGAACGCAGTGAACTGGCTCGAAGGAGAATCAGCTTACTATACTACCTTGTCCGGTCTCCGGCATTCCACACGGTGACTCACAGGCGTATAAAATACTTCTTGACCACAGTGGGCAATAGAGTCCCATTGGCTAGAACAGTTTGCCAGCCTTTGCTTGAGTACATTCCTGAATGGCAGAAGATTTATGCTTATACTTGGAGTTAG